The following are from one region of the Mesorhizobium sp. B2-8-5 genome:
- the pstB gene encoding phosphate ABC transporter ATP-binding protein PstB, whose translation MKPMLSTDLNAADTTVEKAKIEVKNLNFYYGQSKALKDINLSLPERSVTAFIGPSGCGKSTLLRVLNRIYELYPKQSAEGQVLLDGKNILDRSQDLNLLRTKIGMVFQKPTPFPMSIYENIAFGVRLYEKISKAEMDSRVEQALKRAALWTEVKDKLNASGLSLSGGQQQRLCIARTVAVKPEVILLDEPASALDPLSTAKIEELIDELQADYTIVIVTHNMQQAARVSRQTAFMYLGELVEFDRTEKIFTSPREKRTQDYITGRFG comes from the coding sequence ATGAAACCGATGTTGTCCACCGACCTGAACGCAGCCGACACGACCGTCGAGAAGGCCAAGATCGAGGTCAAGAACCTCAATTTCTACTATGGCCAGTCGAAGGCGCTGAAGGACATCAACCTGTCCCTGCCCGAGCGCAGCGTCACAGCCTTCATCGGCCCGTCGGGCTGCGGGAAGTCGACGCTGCTGCGCGTGCTCAACCGCATCTACGAGCTCTATCCGAAGCAGAGCGCCGAGGGCCAGGTGCTGCTCGACGGCAAGAACATCCTCGACCGCTCGCAGGACCTCAACCTGCTGCGCACCAAGATCGGCATGGTGTTCCAGAAGCCGACGCCGTTCCCGATGTCGATCTACGAGAACATCGCCTTCGGCGTCAGGCTCTATGAGAAGATCAGCAAGGCCGAGATGGATAGCCGCGTCGAGCAGGCGCTGAAGCGCGCCGCGCTGTGGACCGAGGTCAAGGACAAGCTCAACGCCAGCGGCCTCAGCCTCTCGGGCGGCCAGCAGCAGCGCCTGTGCATCGCCCGCACCGTGGCGGTGAAGCCCGAGGTCATCCTGCTCGACGAGCCGGCCTCGGCGCTCGATCCGCTGTCGACGGCAAAGATCGAGGAACTGATCGACGAATTGCAGGCCGACTACACGATCGTCATCGTCACCCACAACATGCAGCAGGCGGCGCGCGTGTCGCGGCAGACGGCGTTCATGTATCTGGGCGAGCTGGTGGAGTTCGACCGGACCGAGAAGATCTTCACCTCGCCCCGCGAGAAGCGCACGCAGGACTACATTACCGGCCGCTTCGGCTGA
- the phoU gene encoding phosphate signaling complex protein PhoU — translation MAEHTVASFDEDLRQISRLINDMGDLASSMVGGATRALLETDNALAQRVVSDDAIMDARQRELDDRAITLIAKRQPMADDLRNVVGSIRMAGDLERIGDLAKNIAKRVGSVGVSAAPRDLTHSIDSMAQLVLIQVQAVIQEYMVGDATALAKLRNDDERIDVKYTSVFRELLTYMMEDPRNITACTHLLFCAKNLERIGDHVTNIAENAYYVLTGTQLPANRPKQDETAMSAPAA, via the coding sequence ATGGCCGAACATACCGTCGCCTCCTTCGACGAGGATCTGAGGCAGATCAGCCGGCTCATCAACGACATGGGCGATCTCGCCAGCTCCATGGTCGGCGGTGCGACCAGGGCGCTGCTCGAGACCGACAATGCGCTGGCGCAGCGCGTCGTCTCCGACGACGCCATCATGGACGCTCGTCAGCGCGAGCTCGACGACCGCGCCATCACGCTGATCGCCAAGCGGCAGCCGATGGCGGACGACCTGCGCAACGTGGTCGGCTCGATCCGCATGGCGGGCGACCTCGAACGCATCGGCGATCTCGCCAAGAACATCGCCAAGCGTGTCGGCTCGGTCGGCGTCAGCGCCGCGCCGCGCGACCTCACGCATTCGATCGATTCGATGGCGCAGCTGGTGCTGATCCAGGTCCAGGCCGTGATCCAGGAATATATGGTGGGCGATGCCACGGCGCTGGCCAAGCTTCGCAACGACGACGAGCGCATCGACGTCAAATACACGTCCGTCTTCCGCGAGCTGTTGACCTACATGATGGAAGACCCGCGCAACATCACCGCTTGCACGCATCTTCTGTTCTGCGCCAAGAACCTCGAGCGCATCGGCGACCATGTGACCAACATCGCCGAGAACGCCTATTATGTGCTGACCGGCACGCAATTGCCCGCCAATCGTCCGAAGCAGGACGAGACCGCAATGTCGGCGCCGGCGGCCTGA
- the phoB gene encoding phosphate regulon transcriptional regulator PhoB produces MIAPRIMVVEDEEPLGVLLRYNLESEGYQVEVVTRGDEAEIRLQENVPDLLVLDWMVPAVSGIELCRRLRMRPETERLPIIMLTARGEESDRVRGLSTGADDYLVKPFSTPEFMARVKALLRRAKPEVLSSVLKVGDIVLDRESHRVYRKKSEIRLGPTEFRLLEFMMRHPGRVFSRSQLLDNVWGETIYIDERTVDVHVGRLRKAVNNGRMPDVIRTIRGAGYAIRED; encoded by the coding sequence ATGATCGCGCCACGCATCATGGTGGTGGAGGACGAGGAGCCGCTGGGGGTGCTGCTCCGCTACAATCTCGAATCCGAGGGTTACCAGGTCGAAGTGGTGACCCGCGGCGACGAGGCCGAAATCCGCCTTCAGGAAAACGTTCCCGACCTGCTCGTGCTCGACTGGATGGTGCCGGCGGTTTCCGGTATCGAGCTCTGCCGGCGTCTCAGGATGCGGCCCGAGACCGAGCGGCTGCCGATCATCATGCTGACGGCGCGCGGCGAGGAAAGCGACCGCGTGCGCGGCCTCTCGACCGGCGCCGACGACTATCTGGTCAAGCCGTTCTCGACGCCGGAGTTCATGGCGCGCGTCAAGGCGCTGCTGCGCCGCGCCAAGCCGGAGGTGCTGTCCAGCGTGCTCAAGGTCGGCGACATCGTGCTCGACCGCGAATCGCACCGGGTCTACCGCAAGAAGAGCGAGATCCGGCTCGGGCCGACCGAGTTCCGCCTGCTCGAATTCATGATGCGCCATCCCGGCCGCGTGTTCTCGCGAAGCCAGTTGCTCGACAATGTCTGGGGCGAGACGATCTATATCGACGAGCGCACCGTGGACGTCCATGTCGGGCGCCTGCGCAAGGCGGTCAACAACGGCCGCATGCCGGACGTCATCCGCACCATCCGCGGGGCGGGGTACGCGATCAGGGAGGATTAG
- a CDS encoding ROK family protein → MSVGIRHDDLRRRNRAMVISAVRRAGQPSRTEIAATTGLSHSTISAISADLIQEGILTESKASEPTALKRGRPQIGLALNPEAAAVLTVVLSLNFLSVAVIDYAGQVVAEEQQRLDTLVMPRDELIGECMAIVRRRLRDPDLDVGSVARIAMGIQGITDSHSRAMLWSPITPLTDIPFADLLEREFGIPATMENDCNMMAVALQWRDPERYRDDFIAILLSHGIGMGLVLKGALFSGTHSSGGEFGHMIHRPGGARCRCGRRGCVEAYAGNYAIWRSAMGISEDATPTDVGDADMRALAAKARQEDGPEREAYRRAGEALGFGLGSLFALIDPAPVAMVGVSAAAFDLIEPALREAIAQTAGGQHSESISFDTEPNELPLIREGCAMRALTFVDQEIFAPGVQARAGAGKNVA, encoded by the coding sequence ATGTCGGTCGGAATCCGTCACGACGATTTGCGCCGGCGCAACCGCGCCATGGTGATTTCGGCCGTGCGCCGCGCCGGCCAGCCCTCGCGCACGGAGATTGCCGCCACCACCGGGCTCAGCCACTCGACCATTTCGGCGATCTCCGCCGATCTGATCCAGGAAGGCATTCTCACCGAAAGCAAGGCCAGCGAGCCGACGGCGTTGAAACGCGGCCGGCCGCAGATCGGTCTGGCGCTGAACCCCGAAGCCGCCGCGGTGCTGACCGTGGTGCTGTCGCTGAACTTCCTGTCAGTCGCCGTGATCGATTATGCCGGCCAGGTGGTTGCCGAGGAGCAGCAGCGCCTCGACACGCTCGTCATGCCCCGCGACGAGCTGATCGGCGAATGCATGGCGATCGTCCGGCGCCGGTTGCGGGATCCCGACCTCGACGTGGGCAGCGTCGCCCGCATCGCCATGGGCATTCAGGGCATCACCGATTCCCATTCACGCGCCATGCTGTGGTCGCCGATCACGCCGCTGACCGACATCCCTTTCGCCGACCTCCTCGAACGGGAATTCGGTATTCCCGCCACCATGGAGAACGACTGCAACATGATGGCGGTGGCGCTGCAATGGCGCGATCCCGAGCGCTATCGCGACGACTTCATCGCCATCCTGCTCTCGCACGGTATCGGCATGGGCCTGGTGCTGAAGGGCGCGCTGTTCAGCGGCACACATTCCTCCGGCGGCGAGTTCGGCCATATGATCCATCGTCCGGGCGGCGCGCGTTGCCGCTGCGGCCGCCGCGGCTGCGTCGAGGCCTATGCCGGCAATTACGCGATCTGGCGCAGCGCCATGGGAATAAGCGAGGATGCCACGCCGACCGACGTCGGTGACGCCGATATGCGCGCGCTGGCCGCGAAAGCCCGGCAGGAGGACGGACCCGAGCGGGAGGCTTATCGCCGGGCCGGCGAAGCACTCGGTTTCGGCCTCGGCAGCCTGTTCGCCCTTATCGACCCGGCGCCTGTCGCCATGGTCGGCGTAAGCGCGGCCGCCTTCGACCTGATCGAGCCGGCGCTGCGAGAGGCGATCGCCCAGACCGCCGGCGGCCAGCACTCGGAATCGATCTCCTTCGACACCGAGCCGAACGAACTGCCGCTTATCCGCGAAGGCTGCGCCATGCGCGCGCTGACCTTCGTCGATCAGGAGATTTTCGCGCCGGGGGTGCAGGCCAGAGCGGGGGCCGGGAAGAACGTGGCCTGA
- the xylF gene encoding D-xylose ABC transporter substrate-binding protein, which produces MKKFAAAILAGVAMSLTLASVAEAKDKVIGVSWSNFQEERWKTDEAAMKAAIEAAGDKYISADAQSNPGKQLTDVESLISQGANALIILAQDASAIGPAVQKALDEGIPVVGYDRLIENKDVFYLTFDNKEVGRMQAREVFKVKPEGNYVFIKGSGADPNADFLFSGSMEVLKEAIDSGKIKNVGEAYTDGWLPANAQKNMEQFLTANDNKVDAVVAANDGTAGGVVAALTAQGLAGTVPVSGQDGDHAALNRIALGTQTVSVWKDARELGKNAAEIASQLADGKKMGDIAGAKDFTTPGGNTVKSLFLTPIAITKDNLNVVIDAGWIKKDEVCAGVAAGSVKACN; this is translated from the coding sequence ATGAAGAAATTCGCAGCCGCCATTCTGGCGGGCGTTGCCATGTCGCTGACGCTGGCGTCGGTCGCCGAGGCGAAGGACAAGGTGATCGGCGTGTCGTGGTCGAATTTCCAGGAAGAGCGCTGGAAGACCGACGAAGCGGCGATGAAGGCCGCCATCGAGGCCGCCGGCGACAAGTATATCTCGGCCGACGCGCAGTCCAATCCGGGCAAGCAGCTGACCGACGTCGAAAGCCTGATCTCGCAAGGCGCCAACGCGCTGATCATCCTGGCGCAGGATGCCTCGGCAATCGGCCCGGCGGTGCAGAAGGCGCTCGATGAAGGCATTCCGGTCGTCGGCTACGACCGCCTGATCGAGAACAAGGACGTGTTCTACCTGACCTTCGATAACAAGGAAGTCGGCCGCATGCAGGCCCGCGAGGTGTTCAAGGTCAAGCCGGAAGGCAATTATGTCTTCATCAAGGGCTCGGGCGCCGATCCGAACGCCGACTTCCTGTTCTCGGGCTCCATGGAAGTGCTGAAGGAGGCGATCGACAGCGGCAAGATCAAGAATGTCGGCGAGGCCTATACCGACGGTTGGCTGCCCGCCAACGCGCAGAAGAACATGGAGCAGTTCCTGACCGCCAACGACAACAAGGTCGACGCGGTCGTGGCGGCCAATGACGGCACCGCAGGCGGCGTCGTCGCGGCGCTGACGGCGCAAGGCTTGGCCGGCACCGTTCCGGTCTCGGGCCAGGACGGCGACCACGCGGCGCTCAACCGCATCGCGCTCGGCACGCAGACCGTGTCGGTGTGGAAAGACGCGCGCGAGCTCGGCAAGAACGCTGCCGAGATCGCCTCGCAGCTCGCCGACGGCAAGAAGATGGGCGACATCGCCGGCGCCAAGGACTTCACAACGCCCGGCGGCAACACCGTCAAGTCGCTGTTCCTGACTCCGATCGCGATCACCAAGGACAATCTCAACGTCGTCATCGACGCCGGCTGGATCAAGAAGGACGAAGTCTGCGCGGGCGTTGCCGCCGGTAGCGTCAAGGCCTGCAACTAA
- a CDS encoding sugar ABC transporter permease, producing the protein MTDTTSTQPADTARASELGSVARFLKATELDTRMLGMIGALLLIWIGLHVISSLRLGVNPLDFDSRTFLTPRNLWNLSVQTSAVAIMASGMVLVIVMRNIDLSVGSAEGVIGMVMGFAQVHFLVRFVGLELGNPWIWVLALLIGLALGLIIGAFQGFIIAYLEVPAFIVTLGGLLVWRGAAWWVTSGQTVAPLDATFQLMGGGPAGSIGARWSWAVGIVACLAVIFMHFNGRVQRKRFRFPLRPVWAETLLATVTCAVILGAVWLANSYPWPVGIVNRYAAANNITVPEGGLFIAHGIAIPVLMAVAVGLIMTFVTKRTRFGRYVFAIGGNPEAANLAGINTRWITMKVFMIMGVLATIAAAISSARQNSSTNVLGTLDELLVIAAAVIGGTSLAGGSGTVLGAMLGALLMQSLQSGMVLLGVDSPLQSIVVGAVLVVAVWLDTIYRKRV; encoded by the coding sequence ATGACCGACACGACGTCTACCCAACCGGCGGACACCGCGCGCGCGTCGGAACTCGGCTCCGTCGCCCGGTTCCTGAAGGCGACCGAACTCGACACCCGCATGCTCGGCATGATCGGCGCGCTGCTCTTGATCTGGATCGGGCTGCATGTGATTTCCAGCCTGCGCCTCGGCGTCAATCCGCTCGACTTCGACAGCCGCACGTTTCTCACGCCGCGCAACCTGTGGAACCTGTCGGTGCAGACTTCGGCCGTGGCGATCATGGCCTCCGGCATGGTGCTGGTCATCGTCATGCGCAACATCGACCTGTCGGTCGGATCGGCCGAAGGGGTGATCGGCATGGTCATGGGCTTTGCCCAGGTGCATTTCCTGGTGCGCTTCGTCGGGCTTGAGCTGGGCAATCCGTGGATCTGGGTGCTGGCATTGCTGATCGGCCTGGCGCTCGGCCTCATCATCGGCGCCTTCCAGGGCTTCATCATCGCCTATCTCGAAGTGCCGGCCTTCATCGTGACGCTGGGCGGATTGCTGGTATGGCGTGGCGCTGCCTGGTGGGTCACCAGCGGCCAGACGGTGGCGCCGCTCGACGCCACCTTCCAGCTGATGGGCGGCGGCCCGGCGGGCTCGATCGGCGCCAGATGGAGCTGGGCCGTCGGCATCGTCGCCTGCCTGGCGGTTATCTTCATGCATTTCAACGGCCGCGTGCAGCGCAAGCGCTTCCGCTTCCCGCTGCGTCCGGTCTGGGCCGAGACGCTGCTCGCCACGGTCACCTGCGCGGTCATCCTGGGCGCGGTGTGGCTCGCCAATTCCTATCCGTGGCCGGTCGGCATCGTGAACCGCTACGCCGCCGCCAACAACATCACCGTTCCCGAAGGCGGGCTGTTCATCGCGCATGGCATCGCCATTCCGGTGCTGATGGCCGTTGCCGTCGGCCTGATCATGACCTTCGTCACCAAGCGCACGCGCTTCGGCCGCTACGTCTTCGCCATCGGCGGCAATCCGGAAGCAGCCAATCTCGCCGGCATCAACACGCGCTGGATCACCATGAAGGTGTTCATGATCATGGGCGTGCTGGCGACGATCGCGGCGGCGATCTCGTCGGCCAGGCAGAACTCCTCGACGAATGTGCTGGGGACGCTGGACGAACTGCTGGTCATTGCCGCGGCCGTCATCGGCGGCACGTCGCTCGCCGGCGGTTCCGGCACCGTGCTCGGCGCCATGCTGGGCGCATTGCTGATGCAGTCGCTGCAGTCCGGCATGGTATTGCTCGGCGTCGATTCGCCGCTGCAGAGCATCGTCGTCGGCGCCGTACTGGTCGTCGCGGTCTGGCTCGACACCATCTATCGCAAGCGCGTCTGA
- a CDS encoding ATP-binding cassette domain-containing protein, whose translation MADKIAPAGVPLVDMRNISIAFGGIRAVDDASVDLFPGEVMALLGHNGAGKSTLIKILSGAYKRDSGQIFINGEEASISNPRDAKKYGVETIYQTLALADNVDAAANLFLGRELMTGWGTLDDVAMEADARKVMGRLNPRFQRFKEPVIKLSGGQRQSVAIARAILFNARILIMDEPTAALGPQETAQVGELVKQLKADGIGIFLISHDIHDVFELADRVCVMKNGQVVGTARTTDVTQDEVLGMIILGKCPPGAIPGPGALKIAA comes from the coding sequence ATGGCTGACAAAATCGCTCCCGCCGGCGTTCCGCTGGTCGACATGCGCAACATCTCGATCGCCTTCGGCGGCATCCGCGCCGTCGACGACGCCTCGGTCGATCTTTTCCCCGGCGAAGTGATGGCGCTGCTCGGCCACAATGGCGCGGGCAAATCGACGCTGATCAAGATCCTGTCCGGCGCCTACAAGCGCGACAGCGGGCAGATATTCATCAATGGCGAGGAGGCTTCGATCTCCAATCCGCGCGATGCCAAGAAATATGGCGTCGAGACGATCTACCAGACGCTGGCGCTGGCCGACAATGTCGATGCCGCAGCCAACCTGTTCCTCGGCCGCGAGCTGATGACGGGCTGGGGCACGCTGGACGACGTCGCCATGGAAGCCGACGCGCGCAAGGTGATGGGCCGCCTCAATCCACGCTTCCAGCGCTTCAAGGAGCCGGTCATCAAGCTATCGGGCGGACAGCGGCAGTCGGTGGCGATCGCGCGCGCGATCCTGTTCAACGCCCGCATCCTGATCATGGACGAGCCGACGGCGGCGCTCGGTCCGCAAGAGACGGCGCAAGTCGGCGAACTGGTCAAGCAGCTCAAGGCCGACGGCATCGGCATCTTCCTGATCAGCCACGACATCCACGACGTGTTCGAGCTCGCCGACCGGGTCTGCGTGATGAAGAACGGCCAGGTGGTCGGGACCGCGCGCACCACCGACGTCACCCAGGACGAGGTGCTCGGAATGATCATCCTGGGCAAATGCCCGCCAGGCGCCATTCCGGGTCCAGGCGCGCTGAAGATAGCGGCATGA
- a CDS encoding CHASE domain-containing protein, which yields MKKLFPIVAFVAVALISLTMAGFAYFATQEAARIKFEGTADDALSRIESRIDLHLSLLRSTQALFDARNGDISRGEFKAFFTALDIDDSFAGLRGIGFLRLAKTGDEAAVERDILHDHGAAHPIYPATTQQWRTPIVLFEPLDTSNQSIIGFDMFTEPVRRAAIEEAMADDQQHASGMVQLGQGAGVAQTFTGFLVFVRLNVETAPDVINASRSSTAGFLYVAFRAQDLFQVALSHSPLLPVNVEVYDGKPEAGNLLFRSEAPPAERIGAKLLARRDIVVAGEPWTLLFRPTSAFEPPSSRAIPVMLGLFGLLLAGAIALVARYQERAYDAKSALHEATEKSLLEKDLILQEMKHRIKNSITRVLAIARQTASQATDVKEFSASFSARLQAMAASQDMLTRSRWQKADLGDLLRIELGQVFGKDLPEGVLSGPKVLLDETTTQALGLTFHELATNALKYGEAGGSANSVKGSWALKVDWSVEGRDRERTLVLNWREAGQTELEAPVKTGFGTKLIDLNVTRELRGTIARDYHDDGLKVEIRIPLIA from the coding sequence TTGAAGAAGCTCTTTCCGATCGTTGCCTTCGTCGCCGTCGCGCTGATCAGCCTGACGATGGCGGGGTTTGCCTATTTCGCGACGCAAGAGGCGGCTCGGATCAAGTTCGAGGGTACCGCCGATGACGCGCTGAGCCGCATCGAGAGCCGCATCGACCTGCATCTGTCGCTGCTGCGTTCGACGCAGGCGCTGTTCGATGCCCGCAACGGCGACATCTCGCGCGGCGAATTCAAGGCCTTCTTCACCGCGCTCGACATCGACGACAGTTTCGCGGGGCTGCGCGGCATCGGCTTCCTGAGGCTCGCCAAGACCGGCGACGAGGCGGCGGTGGAACGCGACATCCTGCACGACCATGGGGCGGCGCATCCGATCTATCCCGCCACGACGCAGCAATGGCGAACGCCGATCGTGCTGTTCGAGCCGCTCGACACGTCCAACCAGTCGATCATCGGTTTCGACATGTTCACCGAGCCGGTACGGCGCGCGGCGATCGAAGAGGCGATGGCGGATGACCAGCAGCATGCGAGCGGCATGGTCCAGCTCGGCCAGGGCGCCGGCGTGGCGCAGACCTTCACCGGATTCCTGGTTTTCGTGCGGCTGAACGTCGAAACCGCGCCCGACGTCATCAATGCAAGCCGCTCCTCGACGGCCGGTTTTCTTTACGTTGCCTTCCGCGCGCAGGATCTGTTCCAGGTCGCGCTCAGCCATTCGCCGCTGCTGCCGGTCAATGTCGAGGTCTATGACGGCAAGCCCGAGGCCGGCAATTTGCTGTTCCGTTCGGAGGCGCCGCCGGCGGAACGCATCGGCGCGAAGCTTTTGGCACGCCGCGATATCGTCGTGGCGGGCGAGCCGTGGACCTTGTTGTTTCGGCCGACAAGCGCATTCGAGCCGCCGTCCTCGCGCGCCATCCCGGTGATGCTCGGGCTGTTTGGCCTGCTGCTCGCCGGCGCCATCGCCTTGGTGGCGCGCTATCAGGAACGCGCCTATGACGCGAAATCGGCGCTGCACGAGGCGACCGAAAAGAGCCTGCTGGAAAAGGACCTGATCCTGCAGGAGATGAAGCACCGCATCAAGAATTCGATCACCCGCGTGCTGGCGATCGCGCGGCAGACGGCCTCGCAAGCCACCGACGTCAAGGAGTTTTCGGCTTCGTTCTCGGCGCGCCTGCAGGCCATGGCGGCATCGCAGGATATGCTCACGCGCTCGCGCTGGCAGAAAGCCGATCTCGGCGACCTGCTGCGCATCGAGCTCGGGCAGGTGTTCGGCAAGGACCTTCCCGAAGGCGTGTTGTCAGGGCCGAAAGTGCTGCTGGACGAGACGACGACGCAGGCGCTCGGGCTGACCTTTCATGAACTCGCCACCAACGCGCTGAAATATGGCGAGGCCGGCGGTTCGGCCAATTCGGTCAAGGGAAGCTGGGCTCTCAAGGTCGACTGGAGCGTCGAAGGCCGCGACCGCGAGAGGACGCTGGTCCTGAACTGGCGCGAGGCGGGTCAGACGGAACTGGAAGCGCCAGTCAAGACCGGCTTCGGCACCAAGTTGATAGATCTCAACGTCACACGCGAATTGCGCGGCACGATCGCGCGCGACTATCACGACGATGGATTGAAGGTGGAAATCAGGATCCCGCTGATCGCGTGA
- a CDS encoding YMGG-like glycine zipper-containing protein: MRKMIIAMVAVVAVSGCTTTEQDVVGGGLIGAGVGGLVGGSKGALIGAAVGAGSGLLVRNLRNGYCVYRRHDGTTYRARCN; this comes from the coding sequence ATGCGGAAGATGATCATTGCCATGGTTGCTGTGGTCGCCGTCAGCGGCTGCACCACGACCGAGCAGGACGTTGTCGGCGGCGGCCTGATCGGCGCCGGTGTGGGCGGCCTGGTCGGCGGCAGCAAGGGTGCGCTGATCGGCGCGGCCGTCGGCGCCGGGTCGGGCCTCTTGGTTCGCAACCTTCGCAACGGCTACTGCGTGTATCGCCGCCATGACGGCACGACCTACCGGGCCCGCTGCAACTAG
- a CDS encoding sensor histidine kinase, with protein MPSEGPTKDRVEKQKGEVIAMHPSESGMQLGRALLHALHNAGISVVYEDRQMETVWARNMNAPWASDTAAGKDLLSPAQAERIRAAKLKVIESGNADQLELSIPGHQGVRWFQLWIDADRGDAGGVLGVVTTMVETTEQKRREQTLKALLREVSHRSKNLLAIIQSIATQTGRYTETLGEFLARFRGRLQSLSSSQDLVTSSNWRGAALQELVSGQVGRYSSDLAQSLRFAGENPYLNPNAALHIGLAMHELAVNSVSYGALSRPEGHVEVRARLETENGTSPNLLLTWTEAVDDAPRNEKRFGSVALERVVPMSLNGSATLEIGKDRIEYRLTVPHGNFETD; from the coding sequence ATGCCTTCCGAGGGTCCCACGAAAGACAGGGTTGAAAAGCAGAAAGGCGAAGTGATCGCGATGCATCCCTCGGAGAGCGGGATGCAGTTGGGGCGGGCCCTGCTTCATGCCCTGCACAATGCCGGGATTTCGGTTGTCTACGAGGATCGGCAGATGGAAACGGTCTGGGCGCGCAACATGAACGCGCCCTGGGCGTCCGATACGGCCGCCGGCAAGGACTTGCTCTCGCCGGCGCAGGCCGAACGCATAAGGGCCGCCAAACTCAAGGTGATCGAATCCGGCAACGCGGACCAGCTCGAGCTCAGCATTCCGGGACACCAGGGCGTACGTTGGTTCCAGCTTTGGATCGATGCCGACCGCGGCGACGCCGGCGGCGTTCTCGGCGTCGTCACCACGATGGTGGAGACGACGGAGCAGAAACGCCGCGAGCAGACGCTGAAGGCGTTGCTGCGCGAAGTCAGCCATCGATCGAAAAATCTTCTGGCCATCATCCAGAGCATCGCCACTCAGACCGGGCGCTATACGGAGACGCTCGGCGAGTTCCTGGCGCGGTTTCGCGGCCGGCTGCAATCGCTCTCGTCCTCGCAGGATCTGGTCACATCCTCCAACTGGCGGGGAGCGGCGCTGCAGGAGCTCGTCTCCGGCCAGGTCGGCCGCTACAGCAGCGACCTGGCTCAAAGCCTGCGGTTCGCGGGCGAAAATCCCTATCTCAACCCCAATGCCGCCCTGCATATCGGCCTGGCGATGCATGAGCTGGCCGTGAATTCCGTGAGCTACGGCGCGCTGTCGCGGCCGGAGGGCCATGTCGAGGTTCGCGCCAGGCTCGAGACCGAAAACGGAACCTCGCCCAACCTTCTGCTGACCTGGACGGAGGCGGTCGACGACGCGCCGCGCAATGAGAAGCGCTTCGGCAGCGTGGCGCTGGAACGCGTCGTGCCGATGTCGCTGAATGGCTCAGCGACGCTGGAAATCGGCAAGGACCGCATCGAATACCGTCTCACCGTCCCGCACGGGAATTTCGAGACGGATTGA
- a CDS encoding DUF1328 domain-containing protein yields the protein MLYWALVFLVVAIIAGALGFGGIAGTSAGIAQILFFIFLAFLVISLIAGLFRRA from the coding sequence ATGCTGTACTGGGCGCTCGTATTTCTCGTAGTTGCGATCATCGCCGGCGCGCTTGGGTTCGGCGGCATCGCCGGCACATCGGCGGGCATCGCGCAGATCCTGTTCTTCATTTTCCTCGCCTTCCTGGTGATCTCGCTCATCGCAGGCCTTTTCAGGAGAGCCTGA
- a CDS encoding response regulator has protein sequence MSLSATIAPHLPFLRRFSRAVSGSQESGDALVAAMLEAIIADTNIFPEASSDRIALYKVFARLFTSVAIRVPQEQAQTAWEQRAAANLNAIAPLPRQAFLLVAVEGFSEDEAAEILDVDEEEFSELLAQASNEISRQVATDVLIIEDEPLIAMDIEEMVESLGHRVVGTARTHAEAVAVFGRTRPKMVLADIQLADGSSGIEAVNEILSSTPVPVIFITAFPERLLTGERPEPAFLVTKPFNPDMVKALISQALFFDRQAKAAA, from the coding sequence ATGAGTTTGTCCGCAACCATCGCGCCGCATCTTCCGTTCCTGCGCCGCTTCTCGCGGGCGGTATCGGGATCGCAGGAGAGCGGTGACGCGTTGGTCGCGGCGATGCTGGAAGCCATCATCGCCGATACCAATATCTTCCCCGAAGCCTCGAGCGACCGTATTGCGCTGTACAAGGTTTTCGCCAGACTGTTCACCTCCGTGGCCATCCGCGTGCCGCAGGAACAGGCCCAGACCGCCTGGGAGCAGCGGGCCGCGGCCAATCTGAATGCCATCGCGCCCCTGCCGAGGCAGGCTTTCCTTCTGGTTGCCGTCGAGGGCTTCAGCGAGGACGAGGCGGCGGAAATCCTCGATGTAGACGAGGAGGAGTTCTCGGAACTGCTTGCCCAGGCGAGCAACGAGATTTCCCGGCAGGTCGCGACCGACGTGCTGATCATCGAGGACGAGCCGCTGATCGCCATGGACATCGAGGAGATGGTCGAGAGTCTCGGCCACCGTGTGGTCGGCACGGCGCGCACGCATGCCGAGGCCGTGGCCGTGTTCGGCAGGACGCGGCCGAAAATGGTGCTGGCCGACATCCAGCTCGCCGACGGCAGCTCGGGCATCGAAGCCGTCAACGAGATCTTGTCCTCGACGCCGGTGCCGGTGATCTTCATCACCGCCTTCCCGGAACGCCTGCTGACCGGCGAGCGCCCCGAGCCGGCCTTCCTGGTCACCAAGCCGTTCAATCCCGACATGGTCAAGGCTTTGATCAGCCAGGCCCTGTTCTTCGACCGTCAGGCCAAGGCCGCCGCCTGA